In Oscillatoria acuminata PCC 6304, a single window of DNA contains:
- a CDS encoding cytochrome b/b6 domain-containing protein encodes MRSIPYQPFLLRLLHGLNAILVLGAFITGFLVYDSWDGRWGGLSLSAANRNLIDIHGTFGFLLFFILIAFAIYSVRVGRHRLAAKNSLSKLRNVGKPSWWIALHRITNTVILLAAGLAVITGKFQDENWLPQGQMNQPAYFLHLTAWILIGLALVFHLLLSAKVGGIPLWQSMFQTGYRSPESPKLWPQKIQQWFRNPRW; translated from the coding sequence ATGCGTTCCATTCCTTATCAACCCTTCCTGCTGCGATTATTGCATGGTCTGAATGCCATTTTAGTCCTGGGGGCTTTCATCACTGGCTTTTTAGTTTATGATAGCTGGGATGGTCGCTGGGGTGGCCTCAGCCTATCCGCAGCCAACCGCAACCTGATTGATATTCACGGCACATTTGGCTTTTTGTTATTCTTTATTTTGATAGCCTTTGCCATTTACAGTGTGCGCGTGGGACGACACCGTTTAGCGGCAAAAAATTCTCTTTCAAAACTTCGCAATGTCGGTAAACCCAGTTGGTGGATTGCCTTACATCGGATTACCAATACTGTCATCTTATTAGCAGCGGGATTAGCCGTCATTACGGGTAAATTTCAGGATGAAAACTGGTTACCCCAGGGACAGATGAATCAACCGGCGTATTTCCTCCATTTGACCGCCTGGATTTTGATAGGATTAGCCCTCGTCTTCCATCTGCTGTTGAGTGCGAAAGTAGGAGGAATCCCCCTGTGGCAATCCATGTTTCAAACCGGGTATCGATCGCCGGAAAGTCCCAAATTGTGGCCCCAAAAAATCCAGCAATGGTTCCGCAATCCCCGTTGGTAG
- a CDS encoding DUF981 domain-containing protein, whose amino-acid sequence MINYISLMLINLVAGHFLLAYYIYEGLDDIRQKRWIPGFGMTGAVALVTGLHMIWTWPITGSFNVAFGEMSVLFGIVFMGAAVALAASWDLITVTIYAFFAGLASIVVGVRIINLDMTRRPWMSGIGFIISGLGGVLATPSLYLRNSSTLRIVGAVTIAIAGLIWAITGYMSYWGHLESYSDWVPPTMR is encoded by the coding sequence ATGATTAATTACATTAGCTTAATGCTAATTAACTTAGTAGCCGGTCATTTTTTGCTGGCTTACTATATTTATGAGGGATTAGATGATATCCGACAAAAACGCTGGATTCCGGGCTTTGGGATGACAGGTGCAGTGGCGTTAGTCACGGGGTTACACATGATTTGGACTTGGCCGATTACCGGCAGTTTTAATGTAGCCTTTGGGGAAATGTCTGTCTTGTTTGGAATTGTCTTTATGGGTGCAGCAGTCGCCCTAGCGGCAAGCTGGGATTTAATTACGGTGACGATTTACGCCTTTTTTGCCGGTTTAGCTTCGATTGTTGTTGGGGTGCGAATCATTAATTTAGACATGACTAGGCGACCTTGGATGTCCGGAATTGGCTTTATTATTTCCGGATTGGGCGGTGTTTTAGCCACTCCATCACTTTATCTGAGAAATAGCTCAACTCTGCGAATTGTGGGGGCCGTTACTATTGCCATTGCTGGTCTAATTTGGGCGATTACGGGCTATATGTCCTATTGGGGACATTTAGAAAGCTATTCCGATTGGGTCCCGCCTACGATGAGATAA
- a CDS encoding manganese efflux pump MntP, giving the protein MSFVTTFLISLGLAMDAFAVAIGSGIALKKVKLHDALLVATFFGGFQLFMPLIGWIAGLTIREAISSVDHWIAFLLLGFIGGKMIHESIYEEEGVEEAKPSNPRNLYILLGLAVATSIDALAVGLSVSLLNSSIVGLAVVIGIVTFVLSFAGVYIGNRVGNFCEKQVTILGGVILIGIGVKILLENLIVVG; this is encoded by the coding sequence GTGAGCTTTGTCACAACTTTTTTGATATCGTTAGGCTTGGCAATGGATGCCTTTGCTGTGGCGATCGGCAGTGGAATTGCGTTGAAAAAAGTAAAACTACATGATGCGCTGTTAGTGGCAACATTTTTCGGAGGATTCCAGTTGTTTATGCCATTAATCGGCTGGATAGCTGGATTAACGATTCGAGAAGCCATTTCCAGTGTGGATCATTGGATTGCGTTTTTACTCCTGGGATTTATCGGCGGTAAAATGATTCATGAATCCATCTATGAAGAGGAGGGAGTGGAGGAAGCAAAACCGTCAAATCCCCGCAATTTATATATTTTGTTAGGATTAGCTGTTGCTACGAGTATTGATGCTTTAGCAGTGGGATTGAGTGTTTCCCTGTTAAACAGTTCCATCGTGGGGTTAGCGGTGGTGATTGGGATTGTCACCTTTGTTTTATCCTTCGCCGGGGTCTATATCGGTAATCGCGTGGGTAACTTTTGTGAAAAGCAAGTGACGATTCTAGGCGGCGTGATTTTAATTGGAATCGGCGTCAAAATTTTACTGGAAAATTTAATAGTTGTGGGGTAG
- a CDS encoding CHAT domain-containing protein, whose amino-acid sequence MNKLSMMPIALVLSSVLTAPASFAQPITPAADGTNTQVNPEGNQFNITGGSLSGDRTNLFHSFEQFGLDAGQVANFLSSPEIQNILGRVTGGDASIINGLIQITGGNSNLFLMNPAGILFGPNASLNVPASFTATTATGIGFGTDWFQAVGDNNWGNLVGMPSQFAFEISQPGGIANLGNLTLLPGQNLTLLGGVVLNAGTLSSPGGNITVAAIPGESRVRISQQNHLLSLEVTPSPTHPLTSQLTPLSLPELLTGSGVSHANQVQVNPDGTVALTGSHSQVPVESGDVVASGNIQVTGESGGTVQVLGDRVAVVGANIDASGMDGGGTVLVGGEYQGEGPVPNASDTFVSRDSIISADALSQGDGGRVIIWADDTTTFRGTINARGGVEPGVEPHNGGFVEVSGKKNLIFRGAVDLSAPNGSLGTLLLDPENIIIVSATGAEDDPQLIEDIPNDGDAEGAIFAEDGDAETYTISEFFLETLPGDGNIILEATNDIIIEDLDLEQDGALGFEPGTGSITFRADADGSGIGSFVMQNTENTISAEGRSVSISGANITVGDINTGVGFGPNDGGAITLNATNGTIEAETLNSSTNLVDGGVPGNGGAVTVTATGDITVNTIDTRSFSIDSGTGNGGPITVISDTGNILVQTLDSSTIVPAGVPGNNAGNGGDILVEALNGSVDTSTIVSNAQSLDGTAGTGGNVVVNAGTSLSISNLLNSRSSALNNGGNVELTGNQIVLPPEGLDESNNGGILLLQPSTPDTNIVINPEGDVPGSLTLVQSQLGNLNLGFDSITIGRADGSGTVTLDSFENFIDAPLTVRSPNGAITVNTPLEAIDTASITLQGATTLNSDITTVNQPIAIQGDVTLGLNPIILTSGNGPINLTGQVNGNQSLTLDAGVGEISITGAIGGVNPVGDLTANSTGITQFGGPINAASLTTNAGGTTQLNGDVTTTGATGQVYGNNVTTPGNLTLTGDELSFGGTVTGSGLLTLQPANLNTPIALGNATEIGVGTLDITAADLGTFQGFTALSIGRVDGNGAISSANLSLTVPTTIQSGNGGITLAGANGAQPLTVSSTTGTVALSGALGNVTPLSSLSVNTGGIATLGNAITTNGPDGVTIAGTGGINLTGPVTLNSSTGNGAVALTGAVNGNFPLTLTSGNGTVILPAIGTITPAASLTVNSTNTAQLTGNITTQGVNGVTVNAPTTLASPVTIDTRTGNGPINVTGTVDGNFPLTLTAGTANVQLTETVGGIFPLTQLTIAGGILDSANLNVGSGGINLTGSNITLNTINTTAGGTLGINNSGTLNLTGLLNLAGFFSQTGTGPVILGNNLTTANQNISFNSPVTLTGTPTISAGTGSLSFNNTLNAGTGNLSLTANEMQFGGAISGTGLVFLSPGSIDRNIQIGGTLSNNALNLSLAELNLFQPGFTQITIGRIDSTGLIAIAPLTLSNQSFFFQGGNGIISLLGLLRGSLGTDFTFFANEIELTDGIETDGTDIVLDGNVTLAADVTLNTGPGDGTITFERRVNGPHQLTLQAGTGDVEWLGAVGGTEPLAGTTASGNTILLSSELRTLGDIILNSDLRLIDNTAIASETGDIQFNGLVDSLNTPINLTLSAGGGITLNQAVGSQIPLAQFEISDATSVTATDPINANTVAISADQIQLEGDITTTGGSVNITANNQLTVGNITTSGGAIAVINNTGDTNAGNLNSSNPTGTGGAVSIEAPNAATLGGDLISTGETGGNIRVIARDRIQVGNIDSSGTIGSGGNVFIDPENDTEVGYINAQGGNSGSGGDIFIQTGQFFRATNTFSDRNGQTASISSAGGQGGGSISLTHGGGDLEIPLVIGDNSTNGTAGVITTGSETLTLGESFLGPVTRGNIGVITGEVIPPEEPEEPIGEPIEEPISTPRITPGPTDIQPLPSPTPATGEIASETPAVAEPTAEASPAEEVSPEETSPPVAVESPVVEETNPVIAPTIEPPAIAPATIDTPAIAPDEIVPPAQDLEPTLTTPEPVPSLLAESPRQPTAEPPVLLIRQGIVETVRSAIERNFIDGNQGPARGILQESIAQNIDTGMGAIEQVFTDSFSQHSGIPPGQIASLTQAQTLMGNIEAETGVKPALIYVRFAPISLESDRDEDQLEILIVTAEGQPIPKRIPNTSRAEIQKVANAFRGEITATGIRRNRYLQSAQQLYNWIIAPIETELKAQNIQNLAFIMDSGLRSLPLAALHDGNQFLVEKYSVGLMPSLSLTDTRYADIKTREVLAMGASEFTELDPLPAVPLEMETITTKVRKGQAFLNELFTLETLKRERNTHQYSIVHLATHGEFQSGKLSNSYIQLWDRKLKMDEIRELGFNDPPLELLVLSACRTAVGDEQAELGFAGLAVQAGAKTALASLWYVSDEGTFGFMSEFYHHLSQAPIKAEALRQTQIAMIQGQVRVEDGILYTADQEIPLPEAIAHLSESDLTHPYYWSAFTLIGSPW is encoded by the coding sequence ATGAACAAATTAAGCATGATGCCGATCGCACTGGTACTCTCCTCGGTGTTGACTGCACCCGCCAGTTTTGCACAACCCATCACCCCTGCTGCCGATGGGACCAATACTCAGGTTAACCCCGAGGGGAATCAGTTTAATATTACGGGCGGCAGTTTGTCGGGCGATCGCACGAATTTATTCCATAGTTTTGAGCAATTTGGCCTAGATGCGGGTCAAGTGGCGAATTTTTTATCCTCTCCAGAAATTCAAAATATCCTCGGACGAGTTACAGGTGGGGATGCTTCGATTATTAATGGACTCATTCAAATCACCGGAGGAAATTCCAATTTATTTTTAATGAATCCTGCCGGAATTTTATTCGGTCCCAATGCATCGTTAAATGTCCCCGCTTCATTTACCGCAACCACCGCCACAGGAATTGGGTTCGGGACTGATTGGTTTCAGGCAGTGGGAGACAATAATTGGGGTAATTTAGTCGGAATGCCCAGTCAATTTGCTTTTGAAATTTCTCAACCGGGAGGGATTGCAAATTTAGGCAATTTAACCCTATTACCGGGACAGAATTTAACCCTATTGGGAGGAGTGGTACTTAATGCTGGAACCCTTTCTTCTCCCGGGGGAAATATTACCGTTGCAGCAATTCCGGGAGAGAGTCGGGTACGGATTTCGCAACAAAATCATTTACTGAGTTTAGAAGTGACTCCTTCTCCTACTCATCCTCTCACCTCCCAACTCACCCCCCTGAGTTTGCCGGAACTGCTAACCGGGAGTGGGGTGAGTCATGCCAATCAGGTGCAGGTGAATCCCGATGGGACAGTCGCCCTCACGGGGTCTCACTCTCAGGTTCCGGTGGAATCTGGGGATGTGGTTGCTTCCGGTAACATTCAGGTAACGGGAGAATCGGGCGGGACAGTCCAGGTATTAGGCGATCGCGTTGCCGTTGTTGGGGCCAATATAGACGCTTCTGGGATGGATGGAGGCGGTACGGTTTTGGTGGGGGGTGAATATCAGGGTGAAGGGCCAGTTCCTAATGCCTCAGATACCTTTGTGAGTCGGGATTCAATTATTTCTGCCGATGCCCTATCCCAGGGAGATGGGGGTCGGGTGATTATTTGGGCAGATGATACTACGACATTCCGGGGAACAATCAATGCGCGGGGAGGGGTTGAACCTGGGGTTGAACCGCACAATGGCGGATTTGTAGAAGTATCGGGCAAGAAAAACCTGATTTTTCGGGGGGCGGTGGATCTAAGTGCGCCCAATGGCAGTTTAGGCACTTTGCTGCTTGATCCAGAAAATATCATCATTGTGAGTGCCACTGGTGCAGAGGATGATCCCCAGTTAATTGAGGATATTCCCAATGACGGAGACGCGGAAGGGGCGATTTTTGCTGAGGATGGCGACGCAGAAACCTATACTATCTCGGAATTCTTTTTAGAAACCCTACCGGGAGATGGCAATATTATCCTAGAGGCAACCAATGATATTATCATTGAAGACTTGGATTTGGAGCAGGATGGGGCACTTGGGTTTGAACCGGGAACGGGTTCTATTACCTTTCGGGCAGATGCCGATGGCAGTGGAATTGGCTCATTTGTGATGCAGAATACCGAAAATACTATTTCGGCAGAAGGGAGAAGTGTATCCATTTCCGGTGCAAATATTACGGTTGGGGATATCAATACGGGAGTCGGTTTCGGTCCGAATGATGGGGGTGCAATTACTTTAAATGCCACGAACGGCACTATTGAGGCGGAAACACTCAACTCCTCGACAAATCTGGTGGATGGCGGTGTCCCGGGTAATGGGGGTGCAGTTACGGTAACGGCGACAGGGGATATAACCGTAAACACAATCGACACCCGTTCATTTTCTATAGACTCTGGGACCGGGAACGGTGGGCCAATTACGGTCATCAGTGACACGGGAAATATATTAGTTCAAACTCTGGATTCTTCTACAATAGTACCGGCAGGTGTTCCCGGGAATAATGCGGGTAATGGGGGCGATATTCTGGTAGAGGCACTGAATGGGAGTGTGGATACCTCGACAATTGTATCTAATGCTCAATCCTTGGATGGAACTGCGGGTACAGGCGGGAATGTTGTGGTGAATGCTGGGACGAGTTTAAGTATCAGCAACTTGTTAAATTCTAGGAGTTCTGCACTCAACAATGGGGGGAATGTTGAGTTAACGGGGAATCAGATAGTGTTACCCCCAGAAGGGTTGGATGAGAGTAACAATGGGGGAATTTTACTGCTGCAACCGAGTACCCCGGATACCAATATTGTAATTAATCCCGAGGGGGATGTCCCCGGCAGTTTAACTTTGGTGCAGTCCCAACTCGGAAACTTGAATTTGGGGTTTGATTCGATTACGATTGGACGGGCGGATGGAAGCGGAACCGTCACTCTGGATAGTTTTGAAAACTTTATTGATGCGCCTCTGACGGTGCGATCGCCCAATGGTGCAATTACGGTGAATACTCCACTTGAAGCAATCGATACAGCTTCGATTACCCTACAGGGTGCAACCACCCTCAATTCTGATATCACAACAGTGAACCAACCGATCGCCATTCAGGGAGATGTCACCTTGGGACTTAATCCCATTATCCTCACTTCTGGCAATGGTCCAATTAACCTCACTGGACAGGTGAATGGGAATCAATCCCTCACCTTAGATGCAGGAGTTGGGGAGATTAGTATTACCGGGGCCATTGGCGGGGTCAACCCAGTCGGGGATTTGACGGCAAATAGTACCGGGATTACCCAGTTTGGCGGACCCATCAACGCTGCCAGTCTAACGACAAATGCCGGAGGAACAACCCAACTCAATGGCGATGTTACCACCACTGGGGCGACTGGGCAAGTTTATGGCAACAATGTCACTACCCCAGGCAATCTCACCTTAACCGGGGATGAACTCAGTTTTGGTGGAACCGTCACGGGAAGCGGATTACTGACTCTGCAACCTGCTAACCTGAATACTCCAATTGCCTTAGGCAATGCCACAGAAATCGGCGTGGGAACCTTAGATATTACTGCCGCTGATTTAGGTACATTTCAGGGATTCACTGCCCTCAGCATTGGGCGAGTGGATGGCAACGGGGCGATTTCGAGTGCTAATTTATCCTTAACGGTTCCCACCACCATCCAATCCGGAAATGGCGGCATCACCTTAGCGGGGGCAAATGGCGCACAACCCCTGACGGTGAGTTCCACCACTGGAACGGTTGCCTTATCCGGGGCCCTGGGAAATGTTACCCCCTTATCCTCCTTAAGTGTGAATACCGGAGGGATTGCGACCCTGGGAAATGCGATTACCACCAATGGTCCTGATGGCGTGACGATCGCCGGAACTGGAGGGATTAACTTAACGGGACCCGTCACCCTTAACAGTAGTACCGGCAATGGCGCAGTCGCCTTAACAGGTGCAGTCAATGGCAATTTTCCCCTCACCCTGACTTCCGGAAATGGGACAGTGATTCTACCGGCGATCGGGACTATCACCCCCGCCGCCTCCCTCACGGTGAATAGTACCAACACCGCCCAACTCACCGGCAATATCACCACCCAGGGAGTCAATGGGGTAACCGTGAATGCACCGACTACCCTGGCATCTCCAGTAACCATCGATACCCGGACTGGCAATGGTCCTATTAATGTCACCGGAACAGTGGATGGGAATTTTCCCCTCACTTTAACAGCGGGAACCGCCAATGTGCAATTAACTGAAACCGTTGGGGGTATTTTTCCCTTAACTCAACTGACGATCGCCGGGGGAATCCTGGACAGTGCTAATTTAAACGTGGGTAGCGGAGGAATTAATCTCACCGGCAGTAACATCACCCTGAATACCATCAACACCACTGCCGGAGGAACCCTAGGGATTAACAATAGCGGAACCCTCAACCTTACTGGATTACTGAATCTTGCCGGATTCTTTTCTCAAACCGGAACCGGACCCGTAATCCTGGGGAATAATCTCACTACTGCCAACCAAAATATCAGTTTTAATAGCCCCGTTACCTTAACAGGAACCCCGACCATCTCCGCCGGAACCGGCAGTCTCTCCTTTAATAATACCCTCAATGCCGGGACAGGCAATTTGAGTCTAACCGCCAACGAAATGCAGTTTGGTGGGGCAATTAGTGGGACTGGGTTGGTCTTTTTATCCCCCGGTTCTATTGATCGCAATATTCAAATTGGCGGAACCCTTAGCAATAATGCCCTGAACCTTTCCCTCGCCGAACTCAATCTATTTCAACCGGGTTTTACCCAAATTACCATCGGGCGGATTGATAGTACCGGGTTAATCGCGATCGCCCCTCTCACCCTTTCTAACCAGTCCTTTTTCTTCCAAGGCGGCAACGGAATTATCTCCTTGTTAGGACTGTTACGCGGCAGTCTGGGCACTGATTTTACCTTCTTTGCCAACGAGATTGAACTCACTGATGGAATTGAAACCGATGGAACCGATATTGTTCTTGATGGCAATGTGACACTCGCTGCTGATGTCACCTTAAATACAGGTCCCGGTGATGGTACAATCACCTTTGAGCGCAGAGTGAACGGACCTCACCAACTTACCCTCCAGGCAGGGACTGGGGATGTGGAATGGTTAGGGGCAGTCGGAGGAACTGAACCCCTGGCGGGGACAACTGCCAGCGGAAATACTATTTTATTATCCTCGGAACTTCGCACTCTCGGGGATATTATCCTGAATAGTGACTTACGCCTGATTGATAATACAGCGATCGCCTCCGAAACTGGGGATATCCAGTTCAATGGATTGGTAGATAGTCTCAACACCCCCATTAATTTGACCCTAAGTGCAGGAGGCGGCATCACCCTGAATCAAGCAGTCGGTTCTCAAATTCCCCTCGCACAATTTGAGATTAGCGATGCCACATCGGTTACGGCAACTGACCCGATTAACGCTAATACCGTGGCGATTTCCGCTGATCAGATTCAACTGGAGGGGGACATTACCACAACGGGGGGAAGTGTGAATATTACCGCCAATAATCAGTTAACCGTGGGAAATATTACCACATCTGGTGGGGCAATTGCGGTGATTAATAATACGGGGGATACCAATGCGGGTAACCTGAATAGTTCCAATCCTACAGGAACCGGAGGCGCAGTCTCCATTGAAGCGCCCAATGCCGCAACCCTCGGCGGAGACTTGATTTCCACCGGAGAAACCGGGGGGAATATCCGTGTGATTGCCCGCGATCGCATTCAAGTCGGTAACATTGACTCCTCCGGTACTATCGGCAGTGGCGGTAATGTTTTTATTGACCCGGAAAACGATACAGAAGTGGGATATATCAACGCCCAAGGCGGCAATTCCGGGAGTGGGGGTGATATCTTTATCCAAACGGGACAGTTTTTCCGGGCAACAAATACCTTTAGCGATCGCAACGGACAAACCGCCAGTATTTCCTCGGCAGGGGGACAAGGTGGCGGTTCCATTTCCCTGACTCATGGCGGAGGGGACCTGGAAATTCCCTTAGTAATTGGGGATAATAGTACCAACGGGACTGCTGGGGTGATTACCACCGGCAGCGAGACACTCACCTTGGGAGAATCCTTCCTCGGTCCCGTGACTCGGGGCAATATTGGCGTGATAACCGGGGAAGTGATACCGCCCGAAGAACCCGAAGAACCCATCGGAGAACCCATCGAAGAACCCATTTCAACCCCGAGGATTACACCGGGACCCACCGATATACAACCCTTGCCCTCGCCAACCCCAGCAACAGGGGAAATAGCATCGGAAACCCCAGCAGTAGCGGAACCCACCGCAGAAGCATCCCCAGCAGAAGAGGTATCCCCAGAGGAAACATCTCCCCCGGTTGCCGTTGAATCGCCCGTTGTGGAAGAAACAAACCCGGTGATTGCCCCCACCATTGAACCTCCGGCGATCGCCCCAGCAACCATCGATACTCCGGCGATCGCCCCTGATGAGATTGTACCCCCTGCCCAAGATTTGGAACCGACCCTCACAACCCCAGAACCTGTCCCGTCCCTGTTAGCAGAAAGTCCCCGGCAACCCACAGCAGAACCGCCGGTACTCCTGATCCGACAAGGAATTGTGGAAACCGTGCGATCGGCGATCGAACGTAATTTCATCGATGGAAATCAAGGACCGGCGAGGGGCATCCTTCAGGAATCCATTGCCCAAAACATTGATACCGGCATGGGGGCAATAGAACAAGTCTTTACCGATAGCTTTAGTCAGCATAGTGGGATTCCCCCGGGACAAATTGCTTCCTTAACCCAAGCGCAAACCTTGATGGGGAATATCGAAGCAGAAACCGGCGTCAAACCCGCCTTAATTTATGTCAGATTTGCCCCCATCAGTTTAGAAAGCGATCGGGACGAGGACCAACTGGAAATCTTGATCGTCACCGCAGAGGGACAACCCATTCCCAAACGAATTCCTAACACCAGTCGCGCCGAAATCCAAAAAGTTGCCAATGCCTTTCGGGGAGAAATTACCGCAACTGGAATTCGCCGCAACCGCTATTTACAAAGCGCCCAACAGCTTTATAACTGGATAATTGCCCCCATCGAAACGGAGTTGAAAGCTCAAAATATTCAAAATTTAGCCTTCATCATGGATAGCGGATTGCGGAGTCTTCCCCTAGCGGCCCTCCATGATGGCAATCAATTCCTCGTGGAAAAATACAGCGTGGGACTAATGCCTTCCTTAAGTTTAACCGATACCCGATATGCGGACATTAAAACCCGGGAAGTCTTAGCAATGGGGGCATCTGAATTTACCGAGTTAGACCCCTTACCCGCCGTTCCTTTAGAAATGGAAACGATTACCACAAAAGTGCGAAAAGGGCAAGCATTTCTCAATGAATTGTTCACCTTAGAAACCCTGAAACGAGAACGAAATACTCATCAATATTCCATCGTTCACTTGGCGACTCACGGGGAATTTCAATCGGGAAAACTCAGCAATTCCTATATTCAACTCTGGGACCGAAAGCTGAAAATGGATGAAATTCGCGAACTGGGTTTTAATGACCCCCCGTTAGAATTGCTCGTCCTCTCCGCCTGCCGAACTGCGGTGGGGGATGAACAAGCGGAATTAGGATTTGCCGGGTTAGCAGTCCAAGCAGGGGCTAAAACTGCTCTAGCCAGTTTATGGTATGTTTCTGATGAAGGAACCTTTGGGTTTATGAGTGAATTTTATCACCATTTAAGTCAGGCCCCCATCAAAGCAGAAGCCCTCCGACAAACCCAAATTGCCATGATTCAAGGGCAAGTTCGAGTAGAAGATGGTATTCTTTATACGGCTGATCAGGAAATCCCCTTACCCGAGGCGATCGCGCATCTTTCTGAATCAGATTTAACCCATCCCTATTATTGGTCCGCCTTCACCCTCATCGGCAGTCCTTGGTAA
- a CDS encoding pyridoxal phosphate-dependent aminotransferase, which yields MDPILSRMEGVQSPIIPQIGELIRAYPGTLSLGQGVVYYPPPPAAFERIRECLADPNNHKYQAVEGIPALQAAIATKLQSENGIPINEESKIIVTAGGNMAFMNAILAITSPGDEIIIQTPYYFNHEMAIAIAGCQAVCVATDENYQLRPEAIAAAITDKTRAIVTISPNNPTGAVYSETALRQINQLCGDRGIYHISDEAYEYFTYDGATHFSPGSIPNSHSHTISLFSLSKAYGFAGWRIGYMVIPKSLLTAVKKIQDTLLICPTVISQYVALGALEAGKNYCLEHLPIISEMRDLCLKRFSDLPEYCTVPEAKGAFYFFVKLESKLSPMEAAKLLIKKFRVATIPGTTFGIESGCFLRVSYAGLDRETALRGINRLFRGLGMMYKTPHSRM from the coding sequence ATGGACCCGATACTTTCTCGCATGGAGGGAGTGCAATCCCCGATTATTCCACAGATTGGGGAACTGATTCGCGCTTATCCCGGTACCCTGTCTTTAGGACAAGGGGTGGTGTATTATCCCCCACCGCCTGCGGCATTTGAACGCATTCGGGAATGTTTAGCGGATCCCAATAATCATAAGTATCAGGCAGTGGAAGGGATTCCGGCATTACAAGCGGCGATCGCCACCAAACTGCAATCGGAAAATGGCATTCCCATCAACGAGGAGAGTAAAATCATTGTCACTGCCGGGGGAAATATGGCGTTTATGAATGCCATTCTAGCGATTACTTCCCCTGGGGATGAAATTATTATCCAAACGCCTTATTATTTCAATCATGAAATGGCGATCGCCATTGCCGGATGTCAGGCAGTTTGTGTGGCAACCGATGAAAACTATCAACTCCGTCCCGAGGCGATCGCTGCTGCCATTACGGACAAAACCCGGGCAATTGTCACCATTTCTCCTAACAATCCCACGGGGGCCGTTTATTCTGAAACCGCCTTACGGCAAATCAATCAACTCTGTGGCGATCGCGGCATCTATCATATCAGTGATGAAGCCTACGAATATTTTACCTACGATGGCGCAACCCATTTTTCACCCGGTTCTATCCCCAATAGCCATTCCCACACCATTTCCCTGTTTAGTCTCTCCAAAGCCTACGGATTTGCCGGATGGCGAATTGGCTACATGGTTATTCCCAAATCCCTCCTGACTGCGGTCAAAAAAATTCAAGATACTCTCTTAATTTGTCCCACTGTGATATCTCAATATGTGGCATTAGGCGCATTAGAAGCCGGGAAAAACTATTGCTTAGAACATCTGCCCATCATCTCAGAAATGCGCGACTTATGTCTGAAACGCTTCTCAGACTTACCAGAATATTGTACCGTCCCCGAAGCCAAAGGTGCTTTTTACTTCTTCGTCAAACTGGAAAGCAAACTTTCCCCAATGGAAGCGGCTAAACTACTGATTAAAAAATTTCGGGTTGCCACGATCCCTGGTACAACCTTTGGGATTGAAAGCGGGTGTTTTCTGCGAGTTTCATACGCGGGATTGGACCGAGAAACTGCACTTAGAGGCATCAATCGCTTGTTTCGCGGATTAGGGATGATGTACAAAACTCCCCATTCCCGTATGTGA